CATCGAATTGACATCAACATATTACTTATCCGACTGCTTAACCTATACTCTAGGGGCGTCTTCATCATTTATTTACTTGAGCATTTGAGTATCACAACATGAAATCATTCAAAGTAGTAGATAAATGTTTGAGTGTCACAAATAATTAATACTCTTATCATGTGTTTGTTAGTTAGTTAAGAGATAGTCAGGGGCAGATCTAGATAGTTAAGAGATAGTCAGGGGCGGATCTAGGTACGTGGGCTGGGCTAGAAAAAATTAGGAATAAGTTGGACTAAATTTGAGCTGaactattattaaaaaattaaaaaatttaccttacaaatttaaattttgttgtgaGTTGCCCTAATTTATAAAACTATCAACTAaacatttaattaaagagtAGCGTTAGAGGGCACTATTAAAGTTTATTTCACAAATGCTTGGAATGGTAACAAATACTTGAtataaaattaccaaaaaaattgCCAACGACAGAGTTTGAGTGGGCACGTTTAGACTTCTAACCTGGGCATGTAAAATGGTTTCGGTTCAAAGCCCATTCAAATCCAGTACGGCCCAGGGAGAGGCCCCATTAAATCTTGGTAAATTCAGTAGGCTGGGCTAAGGCCcaataaaaaaaaggatagCATGTTGGGCTTCAAATTTCAACGCAATTGGGTCTACAAAttgctcaatttttttttaaattttttctgaTATGatgattttagaaattaatatcTCAATTTGACCCTAAAACTTAAATCCTAAATCTAAGTCAATTTCAAAATACATTCCTAAACTACATTCACTTATGTAGCAGTCTCGATGAATTGATTTTGTTCACATGTCATCACTAATTGTCATTTGAATAAATTGCTAATATGATATTGAATCATCccaggaaaataaataaatgtagcgttattgatataattatttatcGTATAAAATCTTAAGATCATTAATCTTTTCGAGATTAGATCTTCAGAAAGGCTCCTCGAACCACTTGCCATCTAAAAACATAGGCTTAGTCTAGATaaggataaaataaattaatattttttaatttatatgttaaTCAACAATCACAAGTTACCCGCGTAATCAGACTTGTCACAAACATCCAAGTGTATGGTCCAAAATGGGACTTTTTAGgtccaaaatattaattaagcaAAGGACGACCCACCCCTCCACTCTGATTCAGGCAGATAAGTCAGAGCCCATCACCATCGCATTAcctcattaatttattttatccaGAAtggacttttatttatttaaaaattatttttgttatgatAATAAATCAAACactttcataaattaatttataaaaattattcataaatttaaaacacttTCATAATAGCTAATGATACACACAACGGAATAATTTTATGAGTCTATgctgaaagaaagaaatataaatcCGATGGTTCCTAATTTTAAAAACACTACCATGCAATTATTGggacaatttatttatttatttttattgagatTAAAGATCCGAGGCAAGGGCTCCGGCGAGCACCTCCAGCAGCCGGAGAGGAGCAGTCAACATCGGGAAATGGCCGGGCGTTTCTATGATCTCCACCGTCGACTCGGCCTTGATCTTGTTCTGCAAGTAGCCGGCGACGGAGTCCGGCACGGCGGCGTCGTCGGGCATCGTGATGATGGTGCAGGGGACCACGACGTTCTCCAGCATGTCTCTGTGGTCGCACCGGAAAACCACTCCGGCCACGGCGAGCGCCGCTTCCGGGGACATACTCTGCAAGCAGTCCCGGTATTTGGCCACCGAGAGAGGGTCGTCGGGGCTGTTGACGATGAGAGAAGCGAAGCCTGAAGCCCACTCGAGGAAGTTGGTTTCTATGCTGGATAGGAATTTATCAACTTCGGTGCTGTCGAACCCCCCTTCGTAGTCTTCCGAGTTTATGTACCTGTACGTGAAGGGATCGATAAACTTCTGCAGTAAACAGTACTCGAAGAGAAAAAGATAATGACTTAACAGTaacatttctcattttttctacCAATAAATGGGTAGATATGAATCAGAAAACGAAGAGATGTACATAGAGAGGTGGGGACTGAACGAATTATACGGACCATGAAAGACATGATAACTGCCTGCAGAGGAAACATCGAACTTTGGGCACACATTTagtagtataatatatatatatacatatatatgtataaaaatatgTGATATTTCTGCTGTGTTTGCTAATTCTTAATGAAATGAATGAATATAAGTTTTGctataataatataacatatcaaaCCATAGATAACAGAAAATAACATGATTTTGAACACCATGTATATTAATTAGCAATTCAACACACTCAAgaattataaatatagaaaaatcatcatcaaactaattaatttgataatatatatacatatattcatggtttatgcacatatatatgtatatatgaaccTGGGCGAAGCTCCGATCAGTATGAGCCTCTTGAAGAGTTCGGGCCTCTTGATGGAAGCAATACATCCGATCATGGCAGACATGGAATGACCAACAAAAACCGACGAAGATCTGTGCAAGTTCATCTCCTCCATGAGAGAGATCAA
The sequence above is a segment of the Diospyros lotus cultivar Yz01 chromosome 7, ASM1463336v1, whole genome shotgun sequence genome. Coding sequences within it:
- the LOC127805855 gene encoding probable strigolactone esterase DAD2, which produces MAMLGKALSAAMNARTVGSGAGETIVLVHGFGADQSVWDKILPDLAQRHRVVLFDWSFSGAVKDPSLFDPAKYSSYDAFADDLISLMEEMNLHRSSSVFVGHSMSAMIGCIASIKRPELFKRLILIGASPRYINSEDYEGGFDSTEVDKFLSSIETNFLEWASGFASLIVNSPDDPLSVAKYRDCLQSMSPEAALAVAGVVFRCDHRDMLENVVVPCTIITMPDDAAVPDSVAGYLQNKIKAESTVEIIETPGHFPMLTAPLRLLEVLAGALASDL